In Massilia violaceinigra, one DNA window encodes the following:
- a CDS encoding amino acid ABC transporter permease produces the protein MALDFDFDVIARSWVYLFQTGMVFTLKLTVLAMTGGIVLGTLLALMRLSSIRAVSLLASGYVNLVRSIPLVLVIFWFYFLVPYIAAWIIGANEPVQVGAFTSALITFIMFEAAYYCEIMRSGIGSIPRGQVWAGRALGMTYWQTMSHVVLPQAFRNMIPLLLTQTIVLFQDVSLVYVLSIPDFVGAASKVAQRDGRLVEMYSFVALVYLVLGLGLSSLVRRLQQRVAIIR, from the coding sequence ATGGCGCTCGACTTCGATTTCGACGTGATCGCCCGCTCGTGGGTCTATCTGTTCCAGACCGGGATGGTCTTCACGCTCAAGCTGACGGTGCTGGCCATGACCGGCGGGATCGTCCTCGGTACGCTGCTGGCGCTGATGCGCCTGTCCAGCATCCGCGCGGTGTCGCTGCTGGCGTCCGGCTACGTCAACCTGGTGCGCTCGATCCCCCTGGTGCTGGTGATCTTCTGGTTCTACTTCCTGGTGCCGTATATCGCCGCCTGGATCATCGGCGCCAACGAGCCGGTACAGGTGGGCGCTTTCACGTCCGCGCTGATCACTTTCATCATGTTCGAGGCGGCCTACTACTGCGAGATCATGCGCAGCGGGATCGGCTCGATCCCGCGCGGCCAGGTATGGGCGGGGCGGGCGCTGGGCATGACGTACTGGCAGACGATGAGCCACGTGGTGCTGCCGCAGGCGTTTCGCAACATGATTCCCCTGCTGCTGACGCAGACGATCGTCCTGTTCCAGGACGTGTCGCTGGTGTACGTGCTGTCGATTCCCGATTTTGTCGGCGCCGCCAGCAAGGTCGCCCAGCGCGACGGCCGCCTGGTCGAGATGTACAGCTTCGTGGCGCTGGTGTATCTGGTCCTGGGCCTGGGGCTGTCGTCCCTGGTGCGCCGCCTGCAGCAGCGCGTGGCGATCATCCGCTAG
- a CDS encoding amino acid ABC transporter ATP-binding protein, with protein MIELNNISKWYGKFQVLTECTTRVGKGDVVVICGPSGSGKSTLIKTVNGLEPFQKGGIRVDGVEVGDPKTNLSKLRARIGMVFQNFELFPHLSIRENLTIGQIKVLGRSADEANAKGLKYLDRVGLLAQQDKFPGQLSGGQQQRVAIARALAMDPIAMLFDEPTSALDPEMINEVLDVMVGLAQEGMTMMVVTHEMGFAKRVANRIVFMDQGKIIEDCTKDEFFGTRRSDRAADFLAKIIH; from the coding sequence ATGATTGAACTTAACAATATCAGCAAATGGTACGGCAAGTTCCAGGTGCTCACCGAGTGCACCACGCGGGTCGGCAAAGGCGATGTGGTGGTCATCTGCGGCCCGTCGGGTTCGGGCAAGTCGACCCTGATCAAGACCGTCAACGGCCTTGAGCCGTTCCAGAAGGGGGGCATCAGGGTGGACGGCGTGGAGGTGGGCGACCCGAAAACCAACTTGTCCAAGCTGCGCGCGCGGATCGGCATGGTGTTCCAGAATTTCGAGCTGTTCCCGCATTTGTCGATCCGGGAAAACCTGACCATCGGGCAGATCAAGGTGCTGGGGCGCAGCGCCGACGAGGCCAACGCCAAGGGCCTGAAGTACCTGGATCGGGTCGGCCTGCTGGCGCAGCAGGATAAGTTTCCGGGTCAGCTGTCGGGCGGCCAGCAGCAGCGCGTGGCCATTGCCAGGGCCTTGGCGATGGATCCGATCGCGATGCTGTTCGACGAGCCCACCTCCGCGCTCGACCCCGAAATGATCAACGAAGTGCTCGACGTGATGGTCGGCCTGGCGCAGGAGGGGATGACGATGATGGTCGTCACCCACGAAATGGGTTTCGCCAAACGGGTGGCCAACCGCATCGTCTTCATGGACCAGGGAAAGATCATCGAGGACTGCACCAAGGACGAGTTCTTCGGCACCCGGCGCTCGGACCGCGCGGCCGACTTCCTGGCCAAGATCATCCACTAA
- a CDS encoding Glu/Leu/Phe/Val family dehydrogenase, with the protein MTRQHDIPSYLVPKENNPWSVYLEQIDRVTPHLGALARWVETLKRPKRILIVDVPIERDDGSIAHFEGYRVQHNMSRGPGKGGVRFHQDVTLSEVMALSAWMTVKNAAVNVPYGGAKGGIRVDPRTLSQGELQRMTRRYTSEIGIIIGPNKDIPAPDVNTNEQTMAWMMDTYSMNQGSTATGVVTGKPISLGGSLGRRDATGRGVYVAGCEAALKCGMQIEGARVAVQGFGNVGGIAARLFSEAGALVVAVQDHGGTIVHDGGLDVEALLAHVAQTGSVVGFAGAEDSIAPERFWNVDCDILIPAALEQQITRENAAQIRARIILEGANGPTTPEADDILRENGVLVVPDVIANAGGVTVSYFEWVQDFSSFFWSEEDINARLTRIMRDAFAAIWQVAQDKDVSLRTAAFVVACTRVLQAREVRGLYP; encoded by the coding sequence ATGACACGCCAGCACGACATTCCATCCTACCTCGTCCCCAAGGAAAACAACCCCTGGAGCGTTTATCTCGAACAGATCGACCGCGTGACACCGCACCTTGGCGCACTGGCGCGCTGGGTCGAGACGCTCAAGCGGCCCAAGCGCATCCTGATCGTCGACGTACCGATCGAGCGCGACGACGGCAGCATCGCCCACTTCGAGGGCTACCGCGTACAGCACAACATGTCGCGCGGCCCCGGCAAGGGCGGCGTGCGCTTCCACCAGGACGTGACGCTGTCGGAAGTGATGGCGCTGTCGGCATGGATGACGGTCAAGAACGCCGCCGTCAATGTGCCGTACGGCGGCGCCAAGGGCGGAATCCGGGTCGACCCGAGGACGCTGTCGCAGGGCGAACTGCAGCGCATGACGCGCCGCTATACCAGCGAGATCGGCATCATCATCGGACCGAACAAGGACATTCCGGCGCCGGACGTGAACACCAACGAGCAGACCATGGCGTGGATGATGGATACCTACTCGATGAACCAGGGCAGCACGGCGACCGGCGTCGTGACGGGCAAGCCGATTTCGCTGGGCGGCAGCCTGGGACGGCGCGACGCCACCGGGCGCGGCGTGTACGTCGCCGGCTGCGAGGCTGCCCTCAAGTGCGGCATGCAGATCGAGGGCGCCAGGGTCGCGGTACAGGGCTTCGGCAATGTGGGCGGGATCGCCGCCCGCCTGTTTTCGGAGGCCGGCGCGCTGGTGGTGGCGGTGCAGGACCACGGCGGCACGATCGTGCATGACGGCGGCCTGGACGTGGAAGCCTTGCTGGCGCACGTGGCGCAGACGGGCAGCGTGGTGGGCTTTGCCGGCGCCGAGGACAGCATTGCGCCGGAGCGCTTCTGGAACGTCGATTGCGACATCCTGATTCCGGCCGCGCTGGAGCAGCAGATCACCAGGGAGAACGCCGCCCAGATTCGCGCGCGCATCATCCTTGAGGGCGCCAACGGGCCGACGACGCCGGAGGCCGACGACATCCTGCGCGAGAACGGCGTGCTGGTGGTGCCGGACGTGATCGCCAACGCGGGCGGTGTCACGGTCAGCTACTTTGAATGGGTGCAGGACTTCTCGAGCTTTTTCTGGAGCGAGGAAGACATCAACGCCCGCCTGACGCGCATCATGCGCGATGCGTTCGCGGCCATCTGGCAGGTGGCGCAGGACAAGGACGTGTCGCTGAGGACGGCCGCGTTCGTCGTGGCGTGCACGCGCGTGCTGCAGGCGCGCGAGGTGCGCGGCTTGTATCCTTGA
- a CDS encoding TonB-dependent receptor domain-containing protein, with translation MKEKSICAAIRLLCMTGLIGGSTAFSLSANAQEAGIQRVEITGSAIKRIAKEGALPVQFLSAADIQKTGAKSVEELVQSLSSMQGFTTASESVNGGGGGVQNASIHSIGAAYTLVLLNGRRIASYGSGSAVNLASIPMSAVERVEILTDGASTLYGSDAIAGVINFILKKNQQDFRFDAGANRPGKKGGGNSNFSISKGFGDLDKDGYNFLVTYAHDAQRELNAKDRDFAKTGLRRFTENGKTYSTYLLAANTAPASATLSLKDNTVKILSPSYFKTGACAPNTAFVGTAEDKSCWFDYAGTVQLVPKSERDSLFSSFNMKLNPDLNVFGELVLSKYKQTARYAPAAQRLSLPLTGALYTNEVLPYLGSIGVSPGDVGSASMNIRFTDAGGRTRDYITEAKHLAFGASGMKNGFDYSASFTHSENSQESNFVGGFLSKNAYNGIVASGQFNPFGPSGSSSAVLAPAILHTNENKIEVKLDRISGTLSHALFDAPGGTSQLALSGDYAQQRYNFMPSPISQGANAQQPNFTDTPLGDSADHLPVAAKRSNWGASAEWMTPLHKTLEVTAAARYDAYSAVKNSMVFDPSDGKLLSPADQGNANKKATYKLAFRFTPVENLLFRGSYGTGFKVASMDSIASPTVQAGNTSGAYACPVKAPDPRAAYCTGTTQQYLLNGGNNLSGPSGLRPETSEQFAVGVRFDPVKSLSLGLDLWSVNMKDQLTTLPEQFPFADPVKFNNNFSVVYDQGIGANKLVTLLPTFNLAAARYRGIDWDNSYSMKTGVGKFDFKWNGTYMLKSEVDVPGSPTESSVGRFDAYNNVTARIVSRLSASWASLDTYTHTLAINFRSGYHDQVLTADDNALKLVNDDGTLPVGFTGLKRDVKAFTTVDWQTRIQMKQYANLGISLGIRNVFDAEPPLSIRTAGGGNQAGFDARYASPLGRQFYVTGGVSF, from the coding sequence GTGAAAGAGAAATCGATTTGTGCAGCGATACGACTTCTATGTATGACAGGTCTGATCGGCGGCAGTACTGCATTTTCCCTGAGCGCCAACGCTCAGGAGGCAGGAATACAGCGAGTGGAAATCACTGGCTCGGCGATCAAACGCATCGCCAAGGAAGGGGCGCTGCCAGTTCAATTTCTGAGCGCGGCAGATATTCAAAAAACTGGCGCTAAAAGCGTTGAAGAACTCGTTCAGTCGCTCTCATCGATGCAGGGCTTTACCACTGCATCGGAGTCCGTGAACGGCGGAGGCGGCGGTGTTCAAAACGCCTCGATCCACAGTATCGGAGCCGCTTATACGCTGGTATTGCTCAATGGCCGCCGGATCGCGTCCTACGGATCGGGCAGCGCCGTCAACCTTGCCAGCATTCCGATGAGCGCGGTCGAGCGCGTGGAAATCCTGACTGACGGTGCTTCAACCTTATACGGGTCCGATGCCATTGCAGGCGTCATCAATTTCATTCTCAAGAAAAACCAGCAGGACTTCCGATTTGATGCTGGCGCGAATCGGCCAGGAAAAAAAGGTGGAGGAAACTCCAATTTCTCGATATCCAAAGGGTTCGGGGACCTCGACAAGGATGGGTACAACTTCCTGGTCACGTACGCTCATGACGCTCAACGTGAACTCAATGCGAAGGACCGCGATTTCGCAAAAACCGGGCTGAGGCGCTTTACCGAAAACGGAAAAACCTATTCCACTTACCTTCTGGCGGCCAATACCGCACCGGCGTCGGCCACGTTGAGCCTCAAGGACAACACGGTGAAGATACTCTCGCCGAGTTACTTTAAAACCGGCGCCTGCGCTCCCAACACCGCATTTGTTGGTACGGCAGAGGACAAGTCGTGCTGGTTCGACTATGCGGGGACTGTTCAGCTGGTTCCGAAGTCCGAGCGGGACAGTCTCTTCTCGTCTTTCAACATGAAGCTCAATCCTGACCTGAATGTTTTTGGTGAGCTTGTGCTCTCAAAATATAAGCAGACGGCGCGCTATGCGCCCGCTGCTCAACGCCTGAGTCTGCCGTTGACCGGGGCTCTCTACACCAATGAAGTGTTGCCGTATCTTGGTAGCATTGGTGTGTCGCCAGGCGACGTGGGATCCGCTTCGATGAATATCCGGTTCACGGACGCCGGAGGCAGGACCAGGGACTATATTACAGAGGCAAAGCATCTCGCCTTTGGCGCTTCAGGCATGAAGAACGGCTTCGATTACTCGGCATCGTTTACGCACTCCGAGAATAGTCAGGAATCAAATTTTGTGGGCGGCTTCCTGAGCAAGAATGCCTATAACGGCATTGTCGCTTCCGGTCAGTTCAATCCCTTCGGTCCATCGGGTAGTTCGTCTGCTGTTCTGGCGCCGGCAATTCTGCATACCAACGAAAACAAGATCGAAGTAAAACTGGACAGGATTAGCGGGACGCTCAGCCACGCATTGTTCGACGCACCTGGTGGTACTTCTCAGTTGGCGCTCAGCGGTGACTATGCGCAGCAACGTTATAATTTCATGCCGAGTCCAATCTCGCAGGGGGCGAACGCGCAACAGCCCAATTTTACCGACACCCCTTTGGGTGACTCGGCGGATCACCTGCCTGTCGCGGCCAAGCGCAGCAACTGGGGCGCTTCAGCCGAGTGGATGACGCCACTGCATAAGACCTTGGAAGTGACGGCCGCGGCCCGCTACGATGCGTATTCGGCAGTGAAAAATAGCATGGTCTTCGATCCCTCGGACGGGAAGCTTCTATCTCCAGCGGACCAGGGCAATGCCAACAAGAAGGCGACCTACAAGCTCGCTTTCCGCTTCACTCCCGTCGAGAATTTGCTGTTCAGGGGATCGTACGGGACGGGCTTCAAGGTGGCGAGCATGGATTCGATCGCTTCGCCGACCGTTCAGGCCGGCAATACTTCCGGGGCTTATGCTTGCCCTGTCAAAGCCCCGGATCCTCGCGCGGCGTACTGTACGGGAACGACGCAGCAGTACTTGCTCAATGGTGGAAATAACCTCTCCGGGCCAAGTGGGTTGCGGCCTGAGACGTCTGAGCAATTCGCAGTTGGTGTTCGATTCGATCCGGTCAAGAGCTTGTCGCTGGGTCTGGATTTGTGGTCGGTGAACATGAAGGACCAGCTGACTACCCTTCCGGAACAGTTTCCCTTCGCAGATCCCGTCAAATTCAACAATAATTTCTCCGTCGTCTATGACCAGGGTATCGGCGCCAACAAGCTGGTCACACTTCTTCCGACATTTAACCTTGCGGCAGCGCGATACCGCGGGATTGACTGGGACAACTCGTATTCGATGAAAACCGGCGTGGGCAAGTTCGACTTCAAGTGGAACGGCACCTACATGTTGAAATCCGAGGTCGACGTGCCTGGATCTCCCACGGAAAGCAGCGTTGGCCGGTTTGATGCGTACAACAACGTCACCGCTCGCATTGTGTCGCGGCTGTCGGCCAGCTGGGCTAGTCTTGATACCTACACCCACACCTTGGCGATCAATTTCCGCTCCGGTTATCACGACCAGGTGTTGACGGCGGACGACAACGCGTTAAAGCTGGTCAACGATGACGGCACCTTGCCGGTCGGGTTCACCGGTCTCAAACGAGACGTCAAAGCGTTTACGACCGTTGACTGGCAAACGCGAATTCAGATGAAACAATACGCCAACCTGGGCATTTCCCTGGGCATTCGTAATGTGTTTGATGCAGAACCGCCTCTCAGTATTCGTACTGCGGGCGGCGGAAATCAAGCGGGATTCGACGCGCGCTATGCGAGTCCGTTGGGGCGTCAGTTCTACGTCACTGGCGGCGTCAGCTTCTAA
- the tnpA gene encoding IS66 family insertion sequence element accessory protein TnpA, giving the protein MHEPTKHERWPARLQAQAESGQTIRAWCSFNGVTEASVHYWRKRLATTGAPASPFIALPDPTRSATILEVETPVRLGSPAHMEWLGAVLAVLR; this is encoded by the coding sequence ATGCACGAGCCAACGAAGCACGAACGCTGGCCAGCGCGCCTGCAGGCACAGGCCGAATCCGGGCAAACGATTCGCGCTTGGTGCTCCTTCAACGGCGTCACGGAAGCGAGCGTTCACTACTGGCGCAAACGCCTTGCCACTACCGGCGCGCCCGCGTCGCCATTCATCGCACTGCCTGATCCCACCCGGAGCGCCACCATCCTGGAAGTGGAGACGCCAGTACGCCTGGGCAGCCCGGCACACATGGAGTGGCTGGGCGCTGTCCTGGCGGTGCTGCGCTAA
- the glmS gene encoding glutamine--fructose-6-phosphate transaminase (isomerizing), which produces MCGIVGAVAQRNITPILVEGLKRLEYRGYDSCGVALHVDGKLQRSRSTSRVADLETQIAGAGLQGFTGIAHTRWATHGAPASHNAHPHFSPTEENARIALVHNGIIENHDELRAELTALGYVFQSQTDTEVIAHLVDHMYSGDLFETVQLAVKRLTGAYAIAVFSREEPHRVVAARQGSPLIVGVGQGENFVASDAMALAGTTDQIIYLEEGDVVDLQLAKVWIVDVDGKPVEREVKTVHAHTGAAELGPYRHYMQKEIFEQPRVIGDTLEGVTGIMPELFGDNAFKVFKQIDRVLILACGTSYYSGLTAKYWMESVAKVPVQVEIASEYRYRDSVPHPNTLVVTISQSGETADTLAALKHARSLGMVHTLTICNVATSAMVRECALSYITRAGVEVGVASTKAFTTQLAALFLLTLTLAQVNGRLSDEEEATYLKEMRHLPVAISAVLALEPQIIAWADDFARKDNALFLGRGMHYPIALEGALKLKEISYIHAEAYPAGELKHGPLALVTDEMPVVTIAPNDALLEKLKSNMQEVRARGGQLYVFADVDSRITSGDGLHVIRLPEHYGLLSPILHVVALQLLAYHTALAKGTDVDKPRNLAKSVTVE; this is translated from the coding sequence ATGTGCGGTATCGTCGGAGCAGTAGCACAACGCAACATCACCCCCATCCTGGTCGAGGGCTTGAAGCGGCTTGAGTACCGCGGCTACGATTCGTGCGGCGTCGCGCTGCACGTCGATGGCAAGCTGCAGCGTTCGCGCAGCACCTCGCGCGTGGCCGACCTCGAAACGCAGATCGCCGGCGCCGGCCTGCAAGGCTTCACCGGTATCGCCCACACCCGCTGGGCCACGCACGGCGCGCCGGCATCGCACAATGCGCACCCGCACTTTTCGCCAACCGAAGAGAATGCCCGCATCGCGCTGGTTCACAACGGCATCATCGAAAACCACGACGAGCTGCGCGCCGAACTGACCGCCCTCGGTTATGTGTTCCAAAGCCAGACCGATACCGAAGTCATCGCCCACCTGGTCGACCACATGTATAGCGGCGACCTGTTCGAGACCGTCCAGCTGGCCGTCAAGCGCCTGACTGGCGCTTACGCCATTGCCGTGTTCAGCCGCGAAGAGCCGCATCGCGTGGTTGCCGCGCGCCAGGGTTCGCCGCTGATCGTCGGCGTCGGCCAGGGCGAGAACTTCGTCGCCTCCGACGCCATGGCGCTGGCCGGCACCACCGACCAGATCATCTACCTGGAAGAAGGCGACGTGGTCGACCTGCAACTGGCCAAGGTCTGGATCGTCGACGTCGACGGCAAACCGGTCGAGCGCGAAGTCAAGACCGTGCACGCCCACACCGGCGCCGCCGAGCTGGGTCCGTACCGCCACTACATGCAGAAAGAAATCTTCGAGCAGCCGCGCGTCATCGGCGACACGCTCGAAGGCGTCACCGGCATCATGCCGGAACTGTTCGGCGACAACGCTTTCAAGGTCTTCAAGCAGATCGACCGCGTGCTGATTTTGGCTTGCGGCACCAGCTACTACTCGGGCCTGACCGCCAAGTACTGGATGGAATCGGTGGCCAAGGTCCCGGTCCAGGTCGAGATCGCCAGCGAATACCGCTACCGCGACAGCGTGCCGCATCCGAACACCCTGGTGGTGACGATTTCGCAAAGCGGCGAAACGGCCGACACCCTGGCCGCGCTCAAGCATGCGCGCAGCCTGGGCATGGTGCACACCCTGACCATCTGCAACGTTGCCACCAGCGCCATGGTGCGTGAATGCGCCCTGTCGTACATCACCCGCGCCGGCGTGGAAGTGGGCGTGGCATCGACCAAGGCCTTCACCACCCAGCTGGCCGCGCTGTTCCTGCTGACCTTGACCCTGGCGCAAGTCAATGGCCGCCTCTCCGACGAAGAAGAAGCGACCTACCTGAAAGAAATGCGTCACCTGCCGGTGGCCATTTCCGCAGTGCTGGCGCTGGAACCGCAGATCATCGCCTGGGCCGACGACTTTGCGCGCAAGGACAATGCGCTGTTCCTGGGCCGCGGCATGCATTATCCGATCGCTCTGGAAGGTGCCTTGAAGCTCAAGGAAATTTCGTACATCCACGCCGAAGCGTATCCTGCGGGCGAACTCAAGCATGGTCCGCTGGCGCTGGTGACCGATGAAATGCCGGTCGTAACGATCGCACCGAACGATGCGCTGCTGGAAAAACTGAAATCGAACATGCAGGAAGTGCGGGCCCGCGGCGGCCAGCTGTATGTGTTCGCCGACGTCGATTCGCGCATCACTTCGGGCGATGGACTGCATGTGATCCGCCTGCCGGAACACTACGGCCTGCTGTCCCCGATCCTGCACGTTGTGGCGCTGCAATTGCTGGCGTATCACACCGCGCTGGCCAAGGGTACGGATGTGGACAAGCCGCGTAATCTGGCCAAGTCGGTGACGGTGGAGTAA
- a CDS encoding Lrp/AsnC family transcriptional regulator yields the protein MNANDLDDVDRRILNILQLDASHTNAELAELVHVSPPTCLRRVKYMTEGGVIERQVAIVAPEKVGARLTAIVEITLDVQAAERMDEFEQHVAAEAAVLQCYRVAPGPDFVLIVQVADMPAYHALAHRLFATRTNVRNVKAYFSTFRSKFETRIAV from the coding sequence ATGAACGCCAATGATCTTGACGACGTCGACCGTCGCATTTTGAATATCCTTCAGCTTGACGCATCGCATACCAATGCGGAGCTCGCCGAGCTGGTCCACGTCTCGCCGCCGACCTGCCTGCGCCGGGTGAAATACATGACCGAGGGCGGCGTCATCGAGCGCCAGGTGGCGATCGTGGCGCCGGAAAAGGTGGGCGCGCGCCTGACCGCCATCGTCGAGATCACGCTCGATGTGCAGGCCGCCGAGCGCATGGACGAGTTCGAGCAGCATGTGGCGGCCGAAGCGGCCGTGCTGCAATGTTACCGGGTGGCCCCGGGGCCGGATTTCGTGCTCATCGTCCAGGTGGCCGACATGCCCGCCTACCACGCGCTGGCGCACCGCCTGTTTGCCACGCGCACCAATGTGCGTAACGTGAAAGCGTATTTCTCCACGTTCCGCAGCAAGTTCGAGACCCGTATCGCCGTCTGA
- a CDS encoding ABC transporter ATP-binding protein: MNDILEHAGPAPKPHGDLVRLTGVHKYYGGGLSAVHALDGINLQVGMAEMVAICGPAGSGKTTLLNLIGMLEYANEGSVVIANLLIARLPDQARADLRNEMMGFVFQAFTLIPVLTARENVLLPLMLRGRLEHKELQAAHARADELLGQLGLATHANTYPPRLDASQSQRVAIARALLAKPRLVLADEPTSRLDSACIRLVMDLFTQQQHEYGTAFIVSTRDQRQLSRVTRTLQLHDGRLHAVLADAGREPFRVKL, encoded by the coding sequence ATGAATGACATCCTGGAACACGCTGGGCCGGCGCCCAAGCCGCATGGCGACCTGGTGCGCCTGACGGGCGTGCACAAGTATTACGGCGGCGGTCTGTCCGCCGTGCATGCCCTCGATGGCATCAACCTGCAGGTGGGCATGGCGGAAATGGTGGCCATTTGCGGTCCCGCGGGCAGCGGCAAGACTACGCTGCTGAACCTGATCGGCATGCTCGAATACGCCAACGAAGGCAGCGTCGTGATCGCCAACCTGCTGATCGCGCGCCTGCCCGACCAGGCGCGCGCCGACTTGCGCAACGAAATGATGGGCTTCGTGTTCCAGGCGTTCACCCTGATTCCGGTGCTGACCGCGCGCGAAAACGTGCTGTTGCCGCTGATGTTGCGCGGCCGCCTGGAACACAAGGAGTTGCAGGCAGCCCATGCCCGCGCGGACGAGCTCCTGGGCCAGCTTGGCCTGGCGACCCACGCCAACACCTATCCGCCGCGGCTCGACGCCAGCCAGAGCCAGCGCGTGGCGATTGCGCGGGCACTGCTGGCCAAGCCGCGCCTGGTGCTGGCCGACGAGCCCACCTCGCGCCTGGACAGCGCCTGCATCCGCCTCGTGATGGATTTGTTCACCCAGCAGCAGCACGAATACGGCACCGCCTTCATCGTCTCGACCCGCGACCAGCGCCAGCTCAGCCGCGTCACACGCACGCTGCAGCTGCACGACGGGCGGCTGCACGCCGTGCTGGCCGATGCCGGCCGCGAGCCTTTCCGGGTCAAGCTATGA
- a CDS encoding ABC transporter permease: protein MSPYRLALRTLMLGRTRSVLAIVLIGASLCVLDLFAGNIASTRAGIEYQAVIGERMGHLTVIPAPSAGEPRLFGPEEAERARSVLARVKGIALVVPEISVAGIAATAERSATFGGQGMRMPDESVVPGLQGSPGKLQPGVSNGIAISQAKARALALRVGSPLTLTAAVSDAAPRHVMAQVVDVYALPGRDDNIRSLLMPLELAQDLLNTDRSERFVVFLSDPDQLEQQRTVVMAALRKAGVGAEVRTWQELSQAYMRARSASDLAFDSIAGMVFAVIAATIAATMSINALERRREVATLRALGMRSHSVFLMLVTEALGIAVAGVAVSLVASGVIAWIINRVTVQEDTQRAFALPMPVELDVNRMMMAVVTVLAVALMAALVPAFKAARGNIASALAA from the coding sequence ATGAGCCCGTACCGCCTGGCCCTGCGCACCCTGATGCTGGGACGCACCCGCAGCGTGCTGGCGATCGTGCTGATCGGGGCCAGCCTGTGCGTGCTCGACTTATTTGCGGGCAATATCGCCAGCACCCGCGCCGGCATCGAGTACCAGGCCGTGATCGGCGAACGGATGGGCCACCTGACCGTTATTCCCGCCCCTTCCGCCGGCGAGCCACGCCTGTTCGGTCCGGAGGAAGCGGAGCGCGCGCGCTCTGTGCTGGCGCGCGTGAAGGGCATCGCGCTGGTGGTGCCGGAAATCAGCGTGGCCGGGATCGCCGCCACGGCCGAGCGCTCGGCCACATTTGGCGGGCAGGGCATGCGCATGCCCGATGAATCGGTGGTGCCGGGCCTGCAAGGCTCGCCGGGCAAGCTGCAGCCGGGCGTGAGCAATGGCATTGCCATCAGCCAGGCCAAGGCCCGTGCGCTCGCGTTGCGTGTCGGCAGCCCGCTGACGCTGACCGCGGCGGTGTCCGACGCGGCGCCCAGGCACGTCATGGCCCAGGTGGTCGATGTGTACGCGCTGCCCGGCCGCGACGACAACATCCGCTCGCTGCTGATGCCGCTGGAACTGGCGCAGGACTTGCTCAATACCGACCGCAGCGAGCGCTTCGTGGTGTTCCTGTCCGACCCGGACCAGCTGGAACAGCAGCGCACGGTGGTGATGGCCGCGCTGCGCAAGGCGGGGGTGGGCGCCGAGGTGCGCACCTGGCAGGAATTGTCGCAGGCCTACATGCGCGCGCGCAGTGCGTCCGACCTGGCGTTCGACAGCATCGCCGGCATGGTGTTCGCGGTCATTGCGGCGACCATTGCAGCCACCATGTCGATCAATGCGCTGGAACGGCGCCGGGAAGTGGCGACCTTGCGCGCGCTGGGCATGCGCAGCCATTCGGTGTTCCTGATGCTGGTCACCGAAGCGCTGGGCATTGCGGTGGCGGGCGTGGCTGTCAGCCTGGTGGCGAGCGGAGTCATTGCGTGGATCATCAACAGGGTGACTGTCCAGGAGGATACGCAGCGCGCCTTTGCGCTGCCGATGCCGGTGGAGCTCGATGTGAACCGCATGATGATGGCGGTGGTGACGGTGCTGGCGGTGGCCTTGATGGCGGCGCTGGTGCCGGCGTTCAAGGCGGCACGCGGGAATATCGCGTCGGCGCTGGCGGCGTGA